A single genomic interval of Bos indicus isolate NIAB-ARS_2022 breed Sahiwal x Tharparkar chromosome 5, NIAB-ARS_B.indTharparkar_mat_pri_1.0, whole genome shotgun sequence harbors:
- the MGAT4C gene encoding alpha-1,3-mannosyl-glycoprotein 4-beta-N-acetylglucosaminyltransferase C isoform X2 gives MLKFHQVKHIFDILDKMRCLRKRSTVSFLGVLVIFLLFMNLYIEDSYVMEGDKQILRETSTHQLSPEHYMHTFKDLSNFSGALNVTYRYLAVMPLQRKRFLTIGLSSVRRKKGSYLLETIKSIFEQSSYEELKELSVVVHLADFNSSWREVMLQDITQKFAHHIIAGRLMVIHAPEEYYPILSGLKRNYNDPEDRVRFRSKQNVDYAFLLNFCANISYYYVMLEDDVRCSKNFLTAIKKVIASLEGTYWVTLEFSKLGYIGKLYHSHDLPRLAHFLLMFYQEMPCDWLLTHFRSLLAQKNVIRFKPSLFQHMGYYSSYKGTENKLKDDDFEEEPFDLPDNPPASLYTNMSVFENYDASKAYSSVDDYFWGKPPSTGDVFVIIFEKPIVIKRIKVNTGTEDRQNDILHHGALDVGGNIRYFKQNRQCVTYIKLGEFRNGNFEVSDVNQKIPFDIHCMRIYVTKTQKEWLIIRSISIWTS, from the exons ATGCTTAAATTTCACCAAGTGAAACATATTTTTGATATACTAGATAAAATGCGATGCCTGCGAAAACGTTCTACTGTCTCATTCTTGGGAGTTCTtgtcattttccttctgtttatgAACTTGTACATTGAAGATAGCTATGTTATG GAAGGAGACAAACAGATTTTAAGGGAAACATCTACACATCAGCTGAGTCCAGAACACTACATGCATACTTTCAAAGATTTGTCTAATTTCTCAGGAGCCCTCAATGTCACCTATCGCTACTTAGCTGTCATGCCTTTACAAAGAAAGC gatttcTTACAATTGGACTTTCATCAGTGAGACGAAAAAAAGGAAGCTATTTACTTGAAACAATCAAGTCAATTTTTGAGCAATCCAGCTACGAAGAATTGAAGGAACTTTCAGTGGTGGTTCATCTAGCTGACTTTAACTCATCCTGGCGTGAGGTCATGCTGCAAGATATTACACAGAAATTTGCCCACCATATTATTGCTGGAAGGTTAATGGTTATACATGCTCCAGAGGAATATTACCCAATCCTGAGTGGCCTTAAAAGAAATTACAATGATCCAGAAGATAGAGTCAGATTCCGTTCCAAGCAAAATGTAGATTATGCTTTTTTGCTCAACTTTTGTGCCAATATTTCATACTATTATGTAATGCTTGAAGATGATGTTCGTTGTTCAAAAAATTTCTTAACTGCCATCAAGAAAGTCATTGCATCCTTAGAAGGAACTTACTGGGTAACCCTTGAGTTCTCTAAACTTGGCTATATTGGAAAACTTTATCATTCTCATGATCTCCCACGTTTGGCacattttttattaatgttttatcaaGAAATGCCTTGTGATTGGCTATTGACTCATTTCCGGAGTCTGTTAGCTCAGAAAAATGTGATTCGTTTTAAACCATCTCTCTTTCAACACATGGGTTATTATTCATCATATAAAGGAACTGAGAATAAGTTGAAGGATGATGATTTTGAAGAGGAGCCATTTGACCTCCCAGATAACCCTCCTGCAAGTCTTTATACCAACATGAGtgtttttgaaaattatgatGCAAGCAAAGCCTACAGTAGTGTTGATGACTACTTCTGGGGGAAACCACCTTCAACAGGAGATGTCTTTGTGATTATATTTGAAAAACCAATtgtaataaaaagaattaaagtgaATACTGGAACAGAAGATCGACAAAATGATATTTTGCATCATGGAGCTCTAGATGTTGGGGGGAATATtagatattttaaacaaaatagacaatgTGTTACTTACATTAAACTAGGAGAATTCAGAAATGGAAACTTTGAAGTATCTGATGTAAATCAAAAAATTCCATTTGATATCCATTGTATGAGGATATATGTTACCAAAACACAAAAGGAATGGCTGATTATTAGGAGTATTAGCATTTGGACTTCTTAG
- the MGAT4C gene encoding alpha-1,3-mannosyl-glycoprotein 4-beta-N-acetylglucosaminyltransferase C isoform X1: protein MSSSNCCFLSCIQTSQEAVYPHFLHRTDCDYFFLKERMLKFHQVKHIFDILDKMRCLRKRSTVSFLGVLVIFLLFMNLYIEDSYVMEGDKQILRETSTHQLSPEHYMHTFKDLSNFSGALNVTYRYLAVMPLQRKRFLTIGLSSVRRKKGSYLLETIKSIFEQSSYEELKELSVVVHLADFNSSWREVMLQDITQKFAHHIIAGRLMVIHAPEEYYPILSGLKRNYNDPEDRVRFRSKQNVDYAFLLNFCANISYYYVMLEDDVRCSKNFLTAIKKVIASLEGTYWVTLEFSKLGYIGKLYHSHDLPRLAHFLLMFYQEMPCDWLLTHFRSLLAQKNVIRFKPSLFQHMGYYSSYKGTENKLKDDDFEEEPFDLPDNPPASLYTNMSVFENYDASKAYSSVDDYFWGKPPSTGDVFVIIFEKPIVIKRIKVNTGTEDRQNDILHHGALDVGGNIRYFKQNRQCVTYIKLGEFRNGNFEVSDVNQKIPFDIHCMRIYVTKTQKEWLIIRSISIWTS from the exons GAGAGAATGCTTAAATTTCACCAAGTGAAACATATTTTTGATATACTAGATAAAATGCGATGCCTGCGAAAACGTTCTACTGTCTCATTCTTGGGAGTTCTtgtcattttccttctgtttatgAACTTGTACATTGAAGATAGCTATGTTATG GAAGGAGACAAACAGATTTTAAGGGAAACATCTACACATCAGCTGAGTCCAGAACACTACATGCATACTTTCAAAGATTTGTCTAATTTCTCAGGAGCCCTCAATGTCACCTATCGCTACTTAGCTGTCATGCCTTTACAAAGAAAGC gatttcTTACAATTGGACTTTCATCAGTGAGACGAAAAAAAGGAAGCTATTTACTTGAAACAATCAAGTCAATTTTTGAGCAATCCAGCTACGAAGAATTGAAGGAACTTTCAGTGGTGGTTCATCTAGCTGACTTTAACTCATCCTGGCGTGAGGTCATGCTGCAAGATATTACACAGAAATTTGCCCACCATATTATTGCTGGAAGGTTAATGGTTATACATGCTCCAGAGGAATATTACCCAATCCTGAGTGGCCTTAAAAGAAATTACAATGATCCAGAAGATAGAGTCAGATTCCGTTCCAAGCAAAATGTAGATTATGCTTTTTTGCTCAACTTTTGTGCCAATATTTCATACTATTATGTAATGCTTGAAGATGATGTTCGTTGTTCAAAAAATTTCTTAACTGCCATCAAGAAAGTCATTGCATCCTTAGAAGGAACTTACTGGGTAACCCTTGAGTTCTCTAAACTTGGCTATATTGGAAAACTTTATCATTCTCATGATCTCCCACGTTTGGCacattttttattaatgttttatcaaGAAATGCCTTGTGATTGGCTATTGACTCATTTCCGGAGTCTGTTAGCTCAGAAAAATGTGATTCGTTTTAAACCATCTCTCTTTCAACACATGGGTTATTATTCATCATATAAAGGAACTGAGAATAAGTTGAAGGATGATGATTTTGAAGAGGAGCCATTTGACCTCCCAGATAACCCTCCTGCAAGTCTTTATACCAACATGAGtgtttttgaaaattatgatGCAAGCAAAGCCTACAGTAGTGTTGATGACTACTTCTGGGGGAAACCACCTTCAACAGGAGATGTCTTTGTGATTATATTTGAAAAACCAATtgtaataaaaagaattaaagtgaATACTGGAACAGAAGATCGACAAAATGATATTTTGCATCATGGAGCTCTAGATGTTGGGGGGAATATtagatattttaaacaaaatagacaatgTGTTACTTACATTAAACTAGGAGAATTCAGAAATGGAAACTTTGAAGTATCTGATGTAAATCAAAAAATTCCATTTGATATCCATTGTATGAGGATATATGTTACCAAAACACAAAAGGAATGGCTGATTATTAGGAGTATTAGCATTTGGACTTCTTAG